One window of Triplophysa rosa linkage group LG8, Trosa_1v2, whole genome shotgun sequence genomic DNA carries:
- the rap1gapl gene encoding rap1 GTPase-activating protein 2 isoform X2, with translation MERRNEKLFSRKRSFTFGAYGGIDKFITGTESSCAESVGHSILDILDSPSSEAKPLTSATSSQKVTELFAIIEKLQGSRLDEQRCEFPPPFKTRLLKIGDGLPLILPPKSGGYWIDPALDRHVETSPTLSHGGFGLESYDIMERDSEAKMFQEFFRHRYHHSFTASDPSLGPLVLSVCLEEEENRLRVILRMKECSLHGTFSVSLFQHFPTAVELAKMLCSSVSVSCFEPVSYLKAPELIMAFDEHRVSQNFKFGVLYQREGQLTEEDILGNNEESEEFLEFLSILGQTIKLQGFTGFRGGLDVSHGQTGDEAVFTSFHGREIMFHVATKLPFTEGDTQQLQRKRHIGNDIVALVYQEGHTPFISDVIRSHFLHCFIAVRRIKRESEGEGGDGGSFQVSITGREDVPPFGPPLPSPPIFTEGSVLREFLLTKLINAEISCYKAEKFSRLELRTRSSLLEALRSELSSRSQCMLRESTQSSIPLAEGGKGVPEGGGGFIENFKRAIRVRSHSFDTLGVPKKAGGVAGQRPKDGESDQTNRPDNGTEVKGQTSPQDDL, from the exons ATGGAGAGAAGAAATGAGAAGTTATTCTCTAGAAAAAGAAGTTTCACATTCGGAGCTTATGGAGG GATTGACAAATTCATCACTGGAACCGAGAGCAG CTGTGCTGAATCTGTGGGGCACAGCATACTGGACATTTTAGATTCTCCCTCCAGTGAGGCTAAGCCTCTGACCTCTGCCACATCAAGCCAGAAG GTGACAGAATTGTTTGCGATAATTGAAAAGCTACAG GGTAGCAGATTGGATGAACAGCGCTGTGAATTCCCACCACCTTTTAAG ACACGGCTCTTAAAGATTGGAGATGGTTTGCCCCTCATCCTCCCCCCAAAATCTGGAGGCTATTGGATCGACCCTGCCCTGGACAGACACGTGGAGACCAGTCCAACTCTCTCACACGGGGGGTTTGGCCTGGAGAGCTACGATATCATGGAACGAGACAGTGAGGCTAAAATGTTCCAGGAATTCTTCCGCCACAGa TATCATCATTCGTTCACAGCCTCTGACCCCTCCCTTGGGCCGCTAGTTTTGTCTGTTTGCCTTGAAGAAGAAGAAAATCGCCTACGAGTCATTCTGAG GATGAAGGAGTGCTCTCTTCATGGAACATTCTCAGTttctctctttcaacactttccCACAGCCGTAGAGCTGGCTAAG atGCTGTGCTCAAGTGTCAGCGTGTCATGTTTTGAGCCTGTCAGTTACTTAAAG gCCCCTGAGCTCATAATGGcttttgatgaacacagggtGTCACAAAACTTTAAATTTGGTGTTTTATACCAGCGCGAAGGACAG CTGACAGAGGAAGATATTCTTGGTAACAATGAGGAAAGTGAGGAGTTCTTGGAGTTTCTTTCAATACTAGGGCAGACGATCAAACTGCAAGGATTTACTGG ATTTAGGGGAGGTCTGGATGTGTCTCATGGCCAAACAGGAGATGAGGCAGTTTTCACCTCCTTCCACGGTAGAGAGATTATGTTCCATGTTGCCACTAAACTCCCCTTCACTGAAGGTGATACACAACAG CTGCAGAGAAAGAGACACATTGGCAATGATATTGTTGCCTTGGTTTACCAGGAGGGTCACACCCCCTTTATCTCAGATGTGATCAGATCCCACTTCTTGCATTGTTTCATTGCTGTGCGGAGGataaagagagaaagtgagGGAGAGGGAGGGGATGGAGGATCATTTCag gtgtctATCACTGGCAGGGAGGATGTGCCCCCATTTGGCCCGCCTCTTCCTTCACCACCTATTTTTACAGAG GGTTCTGTTTTGAGAGAGTTCCTCCTAACCAAACTTATAAATGCTGAAATCTCTTGCTACAAAGCTGAGAAATTCAGTCGACTGGAG TTACGTACACGTTCATCTCTGTTGGAAGCACTCCGGTCTGAACTGTCTTCTCGCTCTCAATGCATGCTGAGAGAGTCGACACAATCCAGCATCCCCCTCGCTGAAGGAGGGAAGGGTGTTCCAGAGGGTGGTGGGGGATTCATTGAGAACTTTAAG AGAGCTATTAGGGTGCGTAGCCACTCATTCGATACCTTGGGAGTACCAAAGAAAGCAGGTGGTGTGGCAGGACAGAGACCAAAG GACGGTGAAAG TGACCAGACAAACAGACCTGATAATGGCACTGAGGTGAAAGGTCAAACGAGTCCACAAGATGACCTATAG
- the rap1gapl gene encoding rap1 GTPase-activating protein 1 isoform X1, with translation MERRNEKLFSRKRSFTFGAYGGIDKFITGTESSCAESVGHSILDILDSPSSEAKPLTSATSSQKVTELFAIIEKLQGSRLDEQRCEFPPPFKLQLNTQTRLLKIGDGLPLILPPKSGGYWIDPALDRHVETSPTLSHGGFGLESYDIMERDSEAKMFQEFFRHRYHHSFTASDPSLGPLVLSVCLEEEENRLRVILRMKECSLHGTFSVSLFQHFPTAVELAKMLCSSVSVSCFEPVSYLKAPELIMAFDEHRVSQNFKFGVLYQREGQLTEEDILGNNEESEEFLEFLSILGQTIKLQGFTGFRGGLDVSHGQTGDEAVFTSFHGREIMFHVATKLPFTEGDTQQLQRKRHIGNDIVALVYQEGHTPFISDVIRSHFLHCFIAVRRIKRESEGEGGDGGSFQVSITGREDVPPFGPPLPSPPIFTEGSVLREFLLTKLINAEISCYKAEKFSRLELRTRSSLLEALRSELSSRSQCMLRESTQSSIPLAEGGKGVPEGGGGFIENFKRAIRVRSHSFDTLGVPKKAGGVAGQRPKDGESDQTNRPDNGTEVKGQTSPQDDL, from the exons ATGGAGAGAAGAAATGAGAAGTTATTCTCTAGAAAAAGAAGTTTCACATTCGGAGCTTATGGAGG GATTGACAAATTCATCACTGGAACCGAGAGCAG CTGTGCTGAATCTGTGGGGCACAGCATACTGGACATTTTAGATTCTCCCTCCAGTGAGGCTAAGCCTCTGACCTCTGCCACATCAAGCCAGAAG GTGACAGAATTGTTTGCGATAATTGAAAAGCTACAG GGTAGCAGATTGGATGAACAGCGCTGTGAATTCCCACCACCTTTTAAG TTACAATTGAACACCCAGACACGGCTCTTAAAGATTGGAGATGGTTTGCCCCTCATCCTCCCCCCAAAATCTGGAGGCTATTGGATCGACCCTGCCCTGGACAGACACGTGGAGACCAGTCCAACTCTCTCACACGGGGGGTTTGGCCTGGAGAGCTACGATATCATGGAACGAGACAGTGAGGCTAAAATGTTCCAGGAATTCTTCCGCCACAGa TATCATCATTCGTTCACAGCCTCTGACCCCTCCCTTGGGCCGCTAGTTTTGTCTGTTTGCCTTGAAGAAGAAGAAAATCGCCTACGAGTCATTCTGAG GATGAAGGAGTGCTCTCTTCATGGAACATTCTCAGTttctctctttcaacactttccCACAGCCGTAGAGCTGGCTAAG atGCTGTGCTCAAGTGTCAGCGTGTCATGTTTTGAGCCTGTCAGTTACTTAAAG gCCCCTGAGCTCATAATGGcttttgatgaacacagggtGTCACAAAACTTTAAATTTGGTGTTTTATACCAGCGCGAAGGACAG CTGACAGAGGAAGATATTCTTGGTAACAATGAGGAAAGTGAGGAGTTCTTGGAGTTTCTTTCAATACTAGGGCAGACGATCAAACTGCAAGGATTTACTGG ATTTAGGGGAGGTCTGGATGTGTCTCATGGCCAAACAGGAGATGAGGCAGTTTTCACCTCCTTCCACGGTAGAGAGATTATGTTCCATGTTGCCACTAAACTCCCCTTCACTGAAGGTGATACACAACAG CTGCAGAGAAAGAGACACATTGGCAATGATATTGTTGCCTTGGTTTACCAGGAGGGTCACACCCCCTTTATCTCAGATGTGATCAGATCCCACTTCTTGCATTGTTTCATTGCTGTGCGGAGGataaagagagaaagtgagGGAGAGGGAGGGGATGGAGGATCATTTCag gtgtctATCACTGGCAGGGAGGATGTGCCCCCATTTGGCCCGCCTCTTCCTTCACCACCTATTTTTACAGAG GGTTCTGTTTTGAGAGAGTTCCTCCTAACCAAACTTATAAATGCTGAAATCTCTTGCTACAAAGCTGAGAAATTCAGTCGACTGGAG TTACGTACACGTTCATCTCTGTTGGAAGCACTCCGGTCTGAACTGTCTTCTCGCTCTCAATGCATGCTGAGAGAGTCGACACAATCCAGCATCCCCCTCGCTGAAGGAGGGAAGGGTGTTCCAGAGGGTGGTGGGGGATTCATTGAGAACTTTAAG AGAGCTATTAGGGTGCGTAGCCACTCATTCGATACCTTGGGAGTACCAAAGAAAGCAGGTGGTGTGGCAGGACAGAGACCAAAG GACGGTGAAAG TGACCAGACAAACAGACCTGATAATGGCACTGAGGTGAAAGGTCAAACGAGTCCACAAGATGACCTATAG
- the rap1gapl gene encoding rap1 GTPase-activating protein 1 isoform X5: MERRNEKLFSRKRSFTFGAYGGIDKFITGTESSCAESVGHSILDILDSPSSEAKPLTSATSSQKVTELFAIIEKLQYHHSFTASDPSLGPLVLSVCLEEEENRLRVILRMKECSLHGTFSVSLFQHFPTAVELAKMLCSSVSVSCFEPVSYLKAPELIMAFDEHRVSQNFKFGVLYQREGQLTEEDILGNNEESEEFLEFLSILGQTIKLQGFTGFRGGLDVSHGQTGDEAVFTSFHGREIMFHVATKLPFTEGDTQQLQRKRHIGNDIVALVYQEGHTPFISDVIRSHFLHCFIAVRRIKRESEGEGGDGGSFQVSITGREDVPPFGPPLPSPPIFTEGSVLREFLLTKLINAEISCYKAEKFSRLELRTRSSLLEALRSELSSRSQCMLRESTQSSIPLAEGGKGVPEGGGGFIENFKRAIRVRSHSFDTLGVPKKAGGVAGQRPKDGESDQTNRPDNGTEVKGQTSPQDDL; encoded by the exons ATGGAGAGAAGAAATGAGAAGTTATTCTCTAGAAAAAGAAGTTTCACATTCGGAGCTTATGGAGG GATTGACAAATTCATCACTGGAACCGAGAGCAG CTGTGCTGAATCTGTGGGGCACAGCATACTGGACATTTTAGATTCTCCCTCCAGTGAGGCTAAGCCTCTGACCTCTGCCACATCAAGCCAGAAG GTGACAGAATTGTTTGCGATAATTGAAAAGCTACAG TATCATCATTCGTTCACAGCCTCTGACCCCTCCCTTGGGCCGCTAGTTTTGTCTGTTTGCCTTGAAGAAGAAGAAAATCGCCTACGAGTCATTCTGAG GATGAAGGAGTGCTCTCTTCATGGAACATTCTCAGTttctctctttcaacactttccCACAGCCGTAGAGCTGGCTAAG atGCTGTGCTCAAGTGTCAGCGTGTCATGTTTTGAGCCTGTCAGTTACTTAAAG gCCCCTGAGCTCATAATGGcttttgatgaacacagggtGTCACAAAACTTTAAATTTGGTGTTTTATACCAGCGCGAAGGACAG CTGACAGAGGAAGATATTCTTGGTAACAATGAGGAAAGTGAGGAGTTCTTGGAGTTTCTTTCAATACTAGGGCAGACGATCAAACTGCAAGGATTTACTGG ATTTAGGGGAGGTCTGGATGTGTCTCATGGCCAAACAGGAGATGAGGCAGTTTTCACCTCCTTCCACGGTAGAGAGATTATGTTCCATGTTGCCACTAAACTCCCCTTCACTGAAGGTGATACACAACAG CTGCAGAGAAAGAGACACATTGGCAATGATATTGTTGCCTTGGTTTACCAGGAGGGTCACACCCCCTTTATCTCAGATGTGATCAGATCCCACTTCTTGCATTGTTTCATTGCTGTGCGGAGGataaagagagaaagtgagGGAGAGGGAGGGGATGGAGGATCATTTCag gtgtctATCACTGGCAGGGAGGATGTGCCCCCATTTGGCCCGCCTCTTCCTTCACCACCTATTTTTACAGAG GGTTCTGTTTTGAGAGAGTTCCTCCTAACCAAACTTATAAATGCTGAAATCTCTTGCTACAAAGCTGAGAAATTCAGTCGACTGGAG TTACGTACACGTTCATCTCTGTTGGAAGCACTCCGGTCTGAACTGTCTTCTCGCTCTCAATGCATGCTGAGAGAGTCGACACAATCCAGCATCCCCCTCGCTGAAGGAGGGAAGGGTGTTCCAGAGGGTGGTGGGGGATTCATTGAGAACTTTAAG AGAGCTATTAGGGTGCGTAGCCACTCATTCGATACCTTGGGAGTACCAAAGAAAGCAGGTGGTGTGGCAGGACAGAGACCAAAG GACGGTGAAAG TGACCAGACAAACAGACCTGATAATGGCACTGAGGTGAAAGGTCAAACGAGTCCACAAGATGACCTATAG
- the rap1gapl gene encoding rap1 GTPase-activating protein 1 isoform X4, giving the protein MERRNEKLFSRKRSFTFGAYGGIDKFITGTESSCAESVGHSILDILDSPSSEAKPLTSATSSQKVTELFAIIEKLQGSRLDEQRCEFPPPFKLQLNTQTRLLKIGDGLPLILPPKSGGYWIDPALDRHVETSPTLSHGGFGLESYDIMERDSEAKMFQEFFRHRYHHSFTASDPSLGPLVLSVCLEEEENRLRVILRMKECSLHGTFSVSLFQHFPTAVELAKMLCSSVSVSCFEPVSYLKAPELIMAFDEHRVSQNFKFGVLYQREGQLTEEDILGNNEESEEFLEFLSILGQTIKLQGFTGFRGGLDVSHGQTGDEAVFTSFHGREIMFHVATKLPFTEGDTQQLQRKRHIGNDIVALVYQEGHTPFISDVIRSHFLHCFIAVRRIKRESEGEGGDGGSFQVSITGREDVPPFGPPLPSPPIFTEGSVLREFLLTKLINAEISCYKAEKFSRLELRTRSSLLEALRSELSSRSQCMLRESTQSSIPLAEGGKGVPEGGGGFIENFKRAIRVRSHSFDTLGVPKKAGGVAGQRPK; this is encoded by the exons ATGGAGAGAAGAAATGAGAAGTTATTCTCTAGAAAAAGAAGTTTCACATTCGGAGCTTATGGAGG GATTGACAAATTCATCACTGGAACCGAGAGCAG CTGTGCTGAATCTGTGGGGCACAGCATACTGGACATTTTAGATTCTCCCTCCAGTGAGGCTAAGCCTCTGACCTCTGCCACATCAAGCCAGAAG GTGACAGAATTGTTTGCGATAATTGAAAAGCTACAG GGTAGCAGATTGGATGAACAGCGCTGTGAATTCCCACCACCTTTTAAG TTACAATTGAACACCCAGACACGGCTCTTAAAGATTGGAGATGGTTTGCCCCTCATCCTCCCCCCAAAATCTGGAGGCTATTGGATCGACCCTGCCCTGGACAGACACGTGGAGACCAGTCCAACTCTCTCACACGGGGGGTTTGGCCTGGAGAGCTACGATATCATGGAACGAGACAGTGAGGCTAAAATGTTCCAGGAATTCTTCCGCCACAGa TATCATCATTCGTTCACAGCCTCTGACCCCTCCCTTGGGCCGCTAGTTTTGTCTGTTTGCCTTGAAGAAGAAGAAAATCGCCTACGAGTCATTCTGAG GATGAAGGAGTGCTCTCTTCATGGAACATTCTCAGTttctctctttcaacactttccCACAGCCGTAGAGCTGGCTAAG atGCTGTGCTCAAGTGTCAGCGTGTCATGTTTTGAGCCTGTCAGTTACTTAAAG gCCCCTGAGCTCATAATGGcttttgatgaacacagggtGTCACAAAACTTTAAATTTGGTGTTTTATACCAGCGCGAAGGACAG CTGACAGAGGAAGATATTCTTGGTAACAATGAGGAAAGTGAGGAGTTCTTGGAGTTTCTTTCAATACTAGGGCAGACGATCAAACTGCAAGGATTTACTGG ATTTAGGGGAGGTCTGGATGTGTCTCATGGCCAAACAGGAGATGAGGCAGTTTTCACCTCCTTCCACGGTAGAGAGATTATGTTCCATGTTGCCACTAAACTCCCCTTCACTGAAGGTGATACACAACAG CTGCAGAGAAAGAGACACATTGGCAATGATATTGTTGCCTTGGTTTACCAGGAGGGTCACACCCCCTTTATCTCAGATGTGATCAGATCCCACTTCTTGCATTGTTTCATTGCTGTGCGGAGGataaagagagaaagtgagGGAGAGGGAGGGGATGGAGGATCATTTCag gtgtctATCACTGGCAGGGAGGATGTGCCCCCATTTGGCCCGCCTCTTCCTTCACCACCTATTTTTACAGAG GGTTCTGTTTTGAGAGAGTTCCTCCTAACCAAACTTATAAATGCTGAAATCTCTTGCTACAAAGCTGAGAAATTCAGTCGACTGGAG TTACGTACACGTTCATCTCTGTTGGAAGCACTCCGGTCTGAACTGTCTTCTCGCTCTCAATGCATGCTGAGAGAGTCGACACAATCCAGCATCCCCCTCGCTGAAGGAGGGAAGGGTGTTCCAGAGGGTGGTGGGGGATTCATTGAGAACTTTAAG AGAGCTATTAGGGTGCGTAGCCACTCATTCGATACCTTGGGAGTACCAAAGAAAGCAGGTGGTGTGGCAGGACAGAGACCAAAG TGA
- the rap1gapl gene encoding rap1 GTPase-activating protein 1 isoform X3: MERRNEKLFSRKRSFTFGAYGGIDKFITGTESSCAESVGHSILDILDSPSSEAKPLTSATSSQKVTELFAIIEKLQGSRLDEQRCEFPPPFKLQLNTQTRLLKIGDGLPLILPPKSGGYWIDPALDRHVETSPTLSHGGFGLESYDIMERDSEAKMFQEFFRHRYHHSFTASDPSLGPLVLSVCLEEEENRLRVILRMKECSLHGTFSVSLFQHFPTAVELAKMLCSSVSVSCFEPVSYLKAPELIMAFDEHRVSQNFKFGVLYQREGQLTEEDILGNNEESEEFLEFLSILGQTIKLQGFTGFRGGLDVSHGQTGDEAVFTSFHGREIMFHVATKLPFTEGDTQQLQRKRHIGNDIVALVYQEGHTPFISDVIRSHFLHCFIAVRRIKRESEGEGGDGGSFQVSITGREDVPPFGPPLPSPPIFTEGSVLREFLLTKLINAEISCYKAEKFSRLELRTRSSLLEALRSELSSRSQCMLRESTQSSIPLAEGGKGVPEGGGGFIENFKRAIRVRSHSFDTLGVPKKAGGVAGQRPKVITNTRQLFHYKF; encoded by the exons ATGGAGAGAAGAAATGAGAAGTTATTCTCTAGAAAAAGAAGTTTCACATTCGGAGCTTATGGAGG GATTGACAAATTCATCACTGGAACCGAGAGCAG CTGTGCTGAATCTGTGGGGCACAGCATACTGGACATTTTAGATTCTCCCTCCAGTGAGGCTAAGCCTCTGACCTCTGCCACATCAAGCCAGAAG GTGACAGAATTGTTTGCGATAATTGAAAAGCTACAG GGTAGCAGATTGGATGAACAGCGCTGTGAATTCCCACCACCTTTTAAG TTACAATTGAACACCCAGACACGGCTCTTAAAGATTGGAGATGGTTTGCCCCTCATCCTCCCCCCAAAATCTGGAGGCTATTGGATCGACCCTGCCCTGGACAGACACGTGGAGACCAGTCCAACTCTCTCACACGGGGGGTTTGGCCTGGAGAGCTACGATATCATGGAACGAGACAGTGAGGCTAAAATGTTCCAGGAATTCTTCCGCCACAGa TATCATCATTCGTTCACAGCCTCTGACCCCTCCCTTGGGCCGCTAGTTTTGTCTGTTTGCCTTGAAGAAGAAGAAAATCGCCTACGAGTCATTCTGAG GATGAAGGAGTGCTCTCTTCATGGAACATTCTCAGTttctctctttcaacactttccCACAGCCGTAGAGCTGGCTAAG atGCTGTGCTCAAGTGTCAGCGTGTCATGTTTTGAGCCTGTCAGTTACTTAAAG gCCCCTGAGCTCATAATGGcttttgatgaacacagggtGTCACAAAACTTTAAATTTGGTGTTTTATACCAGCGCGAAGGACAG CTGACAGAGGAAGATATTCTTGGTAACAATGAGGAAAGTGAGGAGTTCTTGGAGTTTCTTTCAATACTAGGGCAGACGATCAAACTGCAAGGATTTACTGG ATTTAGGGGAGGTCTGGATGTGTCTCATGGCCAAACAGGAGATGAGGCAGTTTTCACCTCCTTCCACGGTAGAGAGATTATGTTCCATGTTGCCACTAAACTCCCCTTCACTGAAGGTGATACACAACAG CTGCAGAGAAAGAGACACATTGGCAATGATATTGTTGCCTTGGTTTACCAGGAGGGTCACACCCCCTTTATCTCAGATGTGATCAGATCCCACTTCTTGCATTGTTTCATTGCTGTGCGGAGGataaagagagaaagtgagGGAGAGGGAGGGGATGGAGGATCATTTCag gtgtctATCACTGGCAGGGAGGATGTGCCCCCATTTGGCCCGCCTCTTCCTTCACCACCTATTTTTACAGAG GGTTCTGTTTTGAGAGAGTTCCTCCTAACCAAACTTATAAATGCTGAAATCTCTTGCTACAAAGCTGAGAAATTCAGTCGACTGGAG TTACGTACACGTTCATCTCTGTTGGAAGCACTCCGGTCTGAACTGTCTTCTCGCTCTCAATGCATGCTGAGAGAGTCGACACAATCCAGCATCCCCCTCGCTGAAGGAGGGAAGGGTGTTCCAGAGGGTGGTGGGGGATTCATTGAGAACTTTAAG AGAGCTATTAGGGTGCGTAGCCACTCATTCGATACCTTGGGAGTACCAAAGAAAGCAGGTGGTGTGGCAGGACAGAGACCAAAGGTAATAACAAATACCAGACAGTTATTCCATTACAAATTTTAA